One segment of Streptomyces sp. NA02950 DNA contains the following:
- a CDS encoding SPFH domain-containing protein, protein MSDVASTAAPRTEPRIRERAARHVSGGLALLGGLAGLAAGAGLIFAGAAVAAENKGAGPTALIVSGIAVALTALIAMCGLNTIAPGEARVVQLFGRYRGTIRTDGLRWVNPLTSRQKISTRVRNHETAVLKVNDAYGNPIELAAVVVWKVEDTAQAMFEVDDFLEFVATQTEAAVRHIAIEYPYDAHDENGLSLRGNAEEITEKLAAELHARVEAAGVRIVESRFTHLAYAPEIASAMLQRQQAGAVVAARRQIVDGAVGMVEAALARITEEEIVELDQERKAAMVSNLMVVLCGDRSPQPVLNTGTLYQ, encoded by the coding sequence ATGTCCGACGTCGCATCCACCGCAGCACCCCGCACCGAACCCCGGATACGGGAGCGGGCCGCCCGCCACGTCAGCGGCGGTCTCGCCCTGCTCGGCGGGCTGGCCGGACTGGCCGCGGGAGCCGGGCTGATCTTCGCCGGGGCGGCGGTCGCCGCCGAGAACAAGGGCGCCGGACCGACCGCGCTGATCGTCTCCGGGATCGCGGTGGCCCTCACCGCGCTGATCGCGATGTGCGGACTGAACACCATCGCCCCGGGCGAGGCCCGGGTCGTCCAGCTCTTCGGCCGCTACCGCGGCACCATCCGCACCGACGGTCTGCGCTGGGTGAACCCGCTCACCAGCCGGCAGAAGATCTCCACTCGGGTGCGCAACCACGAGACCGCGGTGCTCAAGGTCAACGACGCGTACGGCAATCCGATCGAACTGGCCGCGGTCGTGGTGTGGAAGGTGGAGGACACCGCGCAGGCCATGTTCGAGGTCGACGACTTCCTGGAGTTCGTCGCCACCCAGACCGAGGCGGCGGTGCGGCACATCGCCATCGAGTACCCCTACGACGCCCACGACGAGAACGGCCTGTCGCTGCGCGGCAACGCCGAGGAGATCACCGAGAAGCTGGCCGCCGAGCTGCACGCCCGGGTCGAGGCGGCCGGGGTGCGCATCGTCGAGTCGCGCTTCACCCACCTCGCCTACGCCCCGGAGATCGCCTCCGCGATGCTCCAGCGGCAGCAGGCGGGCGCCGTGGTCGCCGCGCGCCGCCAGATCGTGGACGGCGCGGTCGGCATGGTCGAGGCCGCACTCGCCCGGATCACCGAGGAGGAGATCGTGGAGCTGGACCAGGAGCGCAAGGCCGCGATGGTCAGCAATCTGATGGTGGTGCTGTGCGGGGACCGCTCGCCGCAGCCCGTCCTCAACACCGGCACCCTCTACCAGTGA